A genomic segment from Micromonospora echinaurantiaca encodes:
- the lnt gene encoding apolipoprotein N-acyltransferase: MTTLDSTHAEPAARPAAAARPLPLRVAAPLAIAAGVALLLAFPPYGVWPLAPVGVALLAAVAHRRRLRAGAGLGFLTGVALFAPLLSWTNLHTGYLPWVLLSLLQAGYLALLGAATAWVSPLADRWRWAWPALTGLLWVGQEALRDRTPFGGFPWGRLAFSQDTSPLLRLAALGGAPLVTFAVALAGGLLVAAAWRRPDVRRWWAPAAALTAGAVAVVAAGLLVPVGAAGGGPAVTVAIVQGNVPRLGLDFNAQRQAVLNNHVDATIELAARVADGQQRQPDLVVWPENSSDIDPLRNPAAGARISAAADAIRAPILVGAVLLGPQPGQVRNAGILWRPGAGPDLEQLYTKRHPVPFAEYVPLRDLARMVSKQVDRVRNDFVPGSEPGVLRAGPTVLGDVICFEVAYDEVVRDTVTGGAQLLVVQTNNATFDVAEARQQLAMVRLRAVEHGRPALMASTVGVSGFVSPYGRVSDATGFNTRAVVVRQLTLADGRTLATRVGLWPEAALTALAVAALAGAAVLRRRRVG; encoded by the coding sequence GTGACGACCCTGGACTCCACGCACGCCGAGCCGGCCGCCCGGCCGGCCGCCGCGGCCCGCCCGCTGCCGCTGCGGGTGGCCGCGCCGCTGGCGATCGCCGCCGGTGTGGCGCTGCTGCTGGCGTTCCCCCCGTACGGGGTGTGGCCGCTGGCGCCGGTCGGGGTGGCGCTGCTGGCCGCCGTGGCGCACCGGCGGCGGCTGCGCGCCGGCGCCGGCCTGGGCTTCCTCACCGGGGTGGCGCTGTTCGCGCCGCTGCTGTCCTGGACGAACCTGCACACCGGCTACCTGCCGTGGGTGCTGCTGTCCCTGCTGCAGGCCGGCTACCTGGCGCTGCTCGGCGCCGCCACGGCGTGGGTGTCCCCGCTGGCCGACCGGTGGCGGTGGGCGTGGCCGGCGCTGACCGGCCTGCTCTGGGTGGGGCAGGAGGCGCTGCGGGACCGCACCCCGTTCGGCGGGTTCCCGTGGGGACGGCTGGCGTTCAGCCAGGACACCTCGCCGCTGCTGCGGCTGGCCGCGTTGGGCGGGGCGCCGCTGGTGACGTTCGCGGTGGCGCTGGCCGGTGGGCTGCTGGTGGCCGCGGCGTGGCGGCGCCCCGACGTGCGGCGGTGGTGGGCGCCGGCCGCCGCGCTGACCGCCGGCGCGGTCGCCGTGGTCGCCGCCGGGCTGCTGGTGCCGGTCGGCGCGGCCGGCGGCGGACCCGCCGTCACGGTGGCGATCGTGCAGGGCAACGTGCCCCGGCTCGGGCTGGACTTCAACGCCCAGCGGCAGGCGGTGCTGAACAACCACGTCGACGCCACCATCGAACTGGCCGCCCGGGTGGCCGACGGCCAGCAGCGGCAACCGGACCTGGTGGTGTGGCCGGAAAACTCCAGCGACATCGACCCGCTGCGCAACCCCGCCGCCGGAGCGCGGATCTCCGCGGCCGCCGACGCGATCCGGGCGCCGATCCTGGTCGGCGCGGTGCTGCTCGGCCCGCAGCCCGGGCAGGTCCGCAACGCCGGCATCCTGTGGCGCCCCGGTGCCGGCCCCGACCTGGAGCAGCTCTACACCAAGCGGCACCCGGTGCCGTTCGCCGAGTACGTGCCACTGCGCGACCTCGCCCGGATGGTCAGCAAGCAGGTCGACCGGGTCCGCAACGACTTCGTGCCGGGCAGCGAGCCGGGCGTGCTGCGCGCCGGGCCGACGGTGCTCGGCGACGTGATCTGCTTCGAGGTCGCCTACGACGAGGTGGTCCGCGACACCGTCACCGGCGGCGCTCAGCTGCTGGTGGTGCAGACCAACAACGCCACCTTCGACGTCGCCGAGGCCCGCCAGCAGCTGGCCATGGTGCGGCTGCGCGCCGTGGAGCACGGCCGGCCGGCGTTGATGGCCTCCACGGTCGGAGTGTCCGGGTTCGTCTCCCCGTACGGGCGGGTAAGCGACGCCACCGGGTTCAACACCCGCGCCGTCGTGGTCCGGCAGCTGACCCTCGCCGACGGGCGGACCCTGGCCACCCGGGTCGGGCTGTGGCCGGAGGCGGCGCTGACCGCCCTGGCGGTGGCGGCCCTGGCCGGCGCGGCGGTGCTGCGCCGGCGGCGCGTCGGGTAG